In Spinacia oleracea cultivar Varoflay chromosome 5, BTI_SOV_V1, whole genome shotgun sequence, a single window of DNA contains:
- the LOC130460732 gene encoding NADH kinase-like, with amino-acid sequence MRVTLTTSAASFSLAPRIEPQNLENRLLLHGQGEQTMARRKILLLLKPFDVHHLRLSESFSGVSNSKTLRHLDNRIQVHRDAISFCQEVLKRKSVEWETLFHTDLSRPIRDVDLVVTVGGDGTLLQASHFMDDSVPVVGLNSDPTQVEEVERFKDEFDATRSAGYLCAATVNNFEQVPGYNIQNCSKRDRRCCKC; translated from the exons ATGCGTGTCACATTAACAACCTCAGCAGCGAGTTTCAGTTTGGCACCCAGAATTGAACCGCAGAACCTGGAAAATCGATTGCTTCTACATGGACAAGGAGAACAAACAATGGCCAGGAGAAAGATTTTGTTGCTCTTGAAACCCTTTGATGTTCACCATCTTCGCCTTTCTGAATCATTTTCTGGAGTTTCCAATTCTAAG ACACTTCGCCATTTGGACAACAGAATTCAAGTTCACAGGGATGCTATAAGCTTTTGTCAGGAAGTTCTAAAACGAAAGTCGGTTGAGTGGGAAACTCTATTTCACACTGATTTATCTCGCCCAATCCGAGACGTGGATTTGGTCGTAACTGTTGGAGGTGATGGCACTCTTTTACAAGCTAGTCACTTTATGGATGATAGTGTTCCAGTTGTAGGACTAAATTCGGATCCCACACAGGTTGAAGAG GTGGAACGGTTCAAAGACGAGTTTGATGCTACTAGAAGTGCAGGCTACCTTTGTGCAGCTACTGTCAACAACTTTGAACAG GTACCTGGTTACAACATTCAAAATTGTTCCAAGAGGGACCGAAGGTGCTGTAAGTGTTGA
- the LOC110789461 gene encoding LOW QUALITY PROTEIN: T-complex protein 1 subunit eta (The sequence of the model RefSeq protein was modified relative to this genomic sequence to represent the inferred CDS: deleted 2 bases in 1 codon), with amino-acid sequence MAAMMQPQIILLKEGTDTSQGKAQLISNINACTGIADVVRTTLGPRGMDKLIHDDKGNTTISNDGATIMKLLDIIHPASKILVDIARSQDSEVGDGTTTVVLLAGEFLKEAKPFIEDGVHPQNLIRSYRNASQLAIQKVKDLAISIEGKSLEEKKSLLGKCAATTLSSKLIGGEKEFFAQMVVDAVLAVGVDDRLSMIGIKKVPGGNMRDSFLVNGVAFKKTFSYAGFEQQPKKFLSPKILLLNIELELKSEKENAEIRLSDPSQYQSIVDAEWNIIYDKLDKCVQTGAKIVLSRLAIGDLATQYFDRDIFCAGRVAEEDLQRVAAATGGTVQTSVNNIIDEVLGTCEIFEEKQVGNERFNIFSGCPSGHTATIVLRGGADQFIEEAERSLHDAIMIVRRAVKNSTVVAGGGAIDMEISRHLRQHARTIAGKSQLFINSYAKALEVIPRQLCDNAGFDATDVLNKLRQKHALPSGEGANYGVDINTGGITDSFANFVWEPAVVKINAINAASEAACLVLSVDETVKNPKSESAQGDAAAMGGRGRGAGGRGRGMRRR; translated from the exons ATGGCGGCGATGATGCAGCCACAGATCATACTCCTCAAGGAAGGCACAGACACATCGCAGGGCAAGGCGCAGCTAATCAGCAACATCAATGCTTGCACTGGTATCGCCGATGTTGTTCGCACTACTCTAGGCCCCAGAGGTATGGACAAGCTTATCCATGACGATAAAGGTAACACCACCATTTCTAATGACGGCGCGACTATTATGAAGCTCCTTGATATTATTCATCCTGCTTCTAAGATCCTCGTCGATATCGCTCGCTCCCAAGATTCTGAG GTTGGAGATGGTACCACAACAGTTGTACTACTAGCTGGTGAATTTTTGAAGGAGGCAAAGCCATTTATTGAAGATGGAGTCCATCCGCAAAATTTGATTCGAAGTTACCGAAATGCATCCCAATTG GCTATTCAGAAGGTTAAAGACTTGGCTATCAGTATTGAGGGAAAGAGTTTGGAAGAGAAGAAAAGCTTACTAGGTAAGTGCGCAGCGACGACACTCAGCTCGAAGCTTATTGGGGGAGAAAAAGAATTCTTCGCACAGATGGTTGTTGATGCGGTTCTTGCTGTTGGAGTTGATGACAGACTGAGCATGATTGGAATTAAAAAG GTACCAGGAGGCAACATGCGGGATTCATTTCTTGTCAACGGTGTAGCGTTTAAGAAGACATTTTCTTATGCTGGTTTTGAACAGCAGCCTAAGAAATTTTTGTCACCTAAGATACTACTGTTGAACATTGAGTTGGAACTGAAATCTGAGAAAGAAAATGCAGAGATAAG GCTTTCAGATCCATCCCAATATCAGTCAATTGTTGATGCTGAATGGAATATCATTTATGACAAATTAGACAAATGTGTGCAGACTGGTGCTAAAATTGTTCTTTCACGGTTGGCAATTGGAGACCTGGCAACACAG TATTTT GATAGAGATATTTTCTGTGCTGGCCGTGTTGCTGAAGAAGATCTACAGCGTGTTGCTGCTGCAACTGGTGGGACTGTCCAAACATCAGTCAACAACATAATTGATGAG GTTCTTGGAACATGTGAGATATTTGAGGAGAAGCAAGTTGGAAATGAGAGGTTCAATATTTTCAGTGGATGTCCTTCTGGTCATACAGCCACCATTGTTCTTCGTGGTGGAGCTGATCAG TTCATTGAAGAAGCAGAGCGCAGCCTGCACGACGCTATTATGATAGTTAGAAGAGCTGTTAAGAACTCTACCGTTGTTGCTGGTGGTGGGGCCATAGAT ATGGAAATAAGCCGACACCTAAGACAGCATGCCAGAACAATAGCTGGAAAATCTCAGCTGTTTATAAACTCTTATGCCAAAGCTTTGGAG GTAATCCCAAGACAGCTTTGTGACAATGCTGGATTTGATGCGACGGATGTGCTGAACAAATTGAGACAGAAGCATGCGCTTCCCTCTG GTGAGGGTGCTAATTATGGGGTGGACATCAACACTGGAGGAATAACTGATTCCTTTGCCAATTTTGTTTGGGAGCCAGCAGTTGTCAAA ATAAATGCAATAAATGCAGCTTCAGAAGCAGCCTGTCTTGTCTTGAGCGTTGATGAAACAGTGAAGAATCCCAAG TCAGAGAGTGCTCAAGGAGATGCTGCTGCTATGGGAGGTAGAGGACGAGGAGCAGGTGGCCGCGGGCGGGGAATGAGAAGGCGATGA